The following are from one region of the Capsicum annuum cultivar UCD-10X-F1 chromosome 1, UCD10Xv1.1, whole genome shotgun sequence genome:
- the LOC107875885 gene encoding LOW QUALITY PROTEIN: F-box protein At2g26160-like (The sequence of the model RefSeq protein was modified relative to this genomic sequence to represent the inferred CDS: inserted 1 base in 1 codon; substituted 1 base at 1 genomic stop codon), which produces MVNWAEFPFDLIAQIAKRVKVIEDFIAFGAVCTSWKIAATXEXFDVLSPQLPLLMLEDKDDDYREFYSLSKKKVSRIFLPEARGRECFPSQGWLCTLEKNTGEMNLLHPFTRTQIQLPTEKALWDLQGYQAGRDTLDFMERLVLSASPSVTSDYVLVVYYFTDSEYLAFWRHGDLNWTKIDIAIRSEIEAINYYQGQFYYVTLCGEVWVFDVTGPRFLFKLEVDIWYESSELYLFELSGALLLVSRIGHGGYSYGEYKTFKFEVFELDVIKRTSKEEIKTLGNSAIFWDSEAPISVDTSKFKGVKPNHIYFADDSHRVFFNGRGGSDKGIYNLEDGKIKSFFPELSPSPTGPTWIAPSF; this is translated from the exons ATGGTGAACTGGGCAGAGTTTCCCTTCGATCTCATTGCTCAGATTGCAAAGCGTGTTAAAGTGATTGAAGACTTCATTGCTTTTGGTGCTGTTTGTACCTCTTGGAAAATCGCCGCTACATAGG AATTCGATGTACTTTCACCGCAACTTCCGTTGCTAATGCTGGAGGACAAAGATGACGATTATCGAGAATTCTACTCTCTTTCCAAGAAGAAAGTTTCACGCATTTTTCTCCCGGAAGCTAGAGGACGAGAGTGTTTTCCGTCACAAGGATGGCTGTGTACCTTGGAAAAGAATACTGGAGAGATGAACTTGTTGCATCCTTTCACCCGTACCCAAATTCAACTTCCTACGGAAAAAGCCTTATGGGATTTACAGGGTTACCAAGCAGGACGCGATACATTGGACTTTATGGAAAGACTTGTTTTATCAGCCAGTCCTTCTGTTACATCTGATTATGTACTTGTGGTTTACTATTTTACAGATAGTGAGTATTTGGCTTTTTGGCGACATGGAGACCTCAACTGGACTAAAATTGACATTGCCATTAGAAGTGAAATCGAAGCTATCAATTATTACCAAGGTCAATTTTATTATGTGACGTTGTGTGGTGAAGTTTGGGTTTTCGATGTTACAGGGCCTCGCTTTCTTTTTAAGCTGGAGGTTGATATATGGTATGAGAGCTCAGAGTTATACCTATTCGAGCTATCCGGTGCACTATTACTTGTTTCCCGAATTGGCCATGGAGGATATTCATATGGCGAATATAAGACCTTTAAATTTGAAGTGTTTGAATTAGATGTAATCAAGCGTACATCAAAGGAGGAGATTAAAACCTTGGGAAATTCAGCTATTTTTTGGGACAGTGAGGCACCAATTTCCGTGGACACCTCTAAGTTTAAAGGAGTCAAGCCTAATCATATATATTTTGCTGATGATTCGCATAGAGTGTTTTTTAATGGAAGGGGTGGAAGCGATAAGGGAATATACAATCTTGAAGATGGAAAAATTAAATCGTTTTTTCCCGAATTATCCCCAAGTCCTACTGGCCCAACTTGGATTGCACCATCATTCTGA